GGGCAGGGAAAAAACTGTCATCCAAAATAATATCTTTCACCTGTTTGAGTCCCTTTTGTCTCAGCTCGCCGCTCAGGGCATCCAGTTCTTCGGATACCAAATAGGGGTCCGCATATCCTTTAATATAAAGATTATTTTCCGCATCCAGAAATACGCCCGTTTTAAATCGATAATCGCGGCCCAAAGATTCTAAGGCTACCAGAGAGGTAACTACTTTCAGAGTGGAAGCAGGCATGAAGTCTTGCTGGGCAGCGTCTTCAAAAAGGACCTTTCCTTTTGCATCTTCCACATAAATACCGCCATGACTCACGAGTTTTTTCACCTCGTTCATCCAAGGAACAGAGGCCTCGGCATGGAGGAAATGGGGAAAAAGAAAAAAGGTAAAGAGAAATAAAAATCTCACGCCTTCGCCAGAACGACAGACACGATTAAAAATAATTTTCTTCATAAATCCTTTAAGACTGAGAGGGTTTCACTAGGTCTGTGGGGATGAATAAAACAGTAAAAAAATAAAAAGTAAATAACCCAATTTCGCCTGTCATAAAAAATCTCCTTGGTCTTATTTTGCGGGGGCAGAACTGCACTCTTGGGGTTCTTTCACTTTTCGTTCCACCAGATATTGCCTGAAATCCTTCATTCCCTTCACACAATCCACTGGAGTTACAGAGACAGTCAACTGGCACATCAGCGATGCCGTAGAATCGAGTTTTTCGGCTGCACCGCAACAACGAACAAAACTTTCACAACCCGGACCTTGCGGAGGCCATACCTTTTTGCCATCGGAAAGGACGACAGCTTTGGAATCTTGTGAGGCTGTGGTTGAAGGCTGAGAAAAGAGTGGTTTTGTAAAAAACAGGAGAAAGCTGCATAAAAAAGGCAGCCAAAAAAATATTTTTTTCATCCGTATTTACTCCCTTAATGAACAAATTATGATAGGAATTTTTCTTTCATTTTTTTTGGCGCATTTTCAATTAAAAAAATCAGAAGAAAAGCTAGAGCCCATAGCTATTTCACCTTAATTTTTATTTTTTTGGACATCACGGGCGGATCATTCGGAACGTGGTTTCCCCCCGCGAGCAAGAGCTGCAAGGTGTGCTCGCCGGGTGAAAGAGTCAGAGTAGTTTCGGTCTGTGCCTTTCCAAAATGGATAACTTTATCCGTAGAGGGAAGGGGCTGGTTCAGGGGGGGAAGAAGATCGACATCGACCAGAAGATGATGATGACCTTGCTTGTCTTTCACTTCACCGGCGGGGGCCAGTTCCATTCCTTGAATTCCAAATTTTACAACGACAGGATTGCTAACTGTAGCGCCATTGGCGGGTTCTATAATGAACACCTTGGCACCCATAGGAGATTTTGCCCTGGGCAACTTGATCGAACTTTCAGGAGCGGTTTGAGTAGCGGCGTTTTCTTTTGAATAGCCTGTATTCAAAAGGGTTAAGCTAAGAATTGTTGCGAGAGTAAGTATTTGTGCTTTCATAGGGGACTCCTTAAAGGTTTTTTAATTCTTCCTTCCTCGATAATGCCCACGAGAATCTGCAGCCGACTGAGGTGGCCTAGCAGATTTTGCAGACTTAAAAAACCCTCTTTCACTGGTTCTTTTTTGATGCTGCCTGGGATCACGAAAACGCGGAACTA
Above is a genomic segment from Deltaproteobacteria bacterium containing:
- a CDS encoding DUF4399 domain-containing protein; its protein translation is MKAQILTLATILSLTLLNTGYSKENAATQTAPESSIKLPRAKSPMGAKVFIIEPANGATVSNPVVVKFGIQGMELAPAGEVKDKQGHHHLLVDVDLLPPLNQPLPSTDKVIHFGKAQTETTLTLSPGEHTLQLLLAGGNHVPNDPPVMSKKIKIKVK